The Paenibacillus sp. FSL R7-0204 genome includes a region encoding these proteins:
- a CDS encoding S-layer homology domain-containing protein codes for MKLLKRTVAVMLTLIMVFLSTSESFHALVEAASSTKTTMIQNEFIKVTVDNETGRYGIRTVEGQPIRKNDNNVNLLFQGDDPETSFTTFRIDGTDYIYGNKYKFDSSHYSETTAPKVVENSNGTKQLEMIWKMKGVEIKQILMLYTDSKDAVNSGNVNIRYEVNNKSGAQVQIGSRILLDTMVGGNDGPQFQIGTAYKSPLQVERKLVHNPEDDPGIPFEDRAYFKIPAYWVMRDKLDLTNPQATNVVAYGFNNFAEQNINIVDEMIVGHWNGLANTKWDYKINPNLDFTRDTNDFGTADSAVAFYWNPEKLAPGGFQSFETVYGLGELTAPDKVFSIRYVDQVQQLATEPVEGGGVPTKYEKNGVFDVIAEVENLQAFNMEHSKIEVEMTLESGLSFVRQNEKGETVLDANGNPVLENSRSKMLEFKKSATPDEAAMGIEPKYKPGDAITATFRVQAKGRPWPVTREYMISARSPETQGKIEGVKDEGIKAQYESTRTNFILLPPVGEATATYSYALAPAELYSTDVKYLTVNLSNIEAYNTGNATTAPNFDLYLKNKADGNRYKVNVQDAVVMQPTDDGFSGAMRITYRGGDQVDSGGNVLEAGLGPELPLGEYQVEIDYKGDAGGDEEVAALYDMTTPQSFLVTDNNDTRIREAGVMAVYKEAVDISGLANGASVKDELVDQLNSLFPGKPFKDGSFLYKAVTEYKKTKALFGAASKAVDPKFDISEFMDEEALKETPMYAYKLFATEEDFEEFKEEAEAKDPKFDREILVTVRGMIKQVGTGDEEQVIVDTKTEPAIINDAVAYKGKDLSFVRGKLDIFGNTLPGDLPFLDTLFIKGEGTLSVASSGFVFHKGEWTLDFFNGFNKSLGEEDFDPKEKEDDDDKGKDDDKKDEKGNDGNPEDDSQNGSLKWAVGGVGDRLNPLRQVMIEDVYFNKQSLFGAPSFSIDGFGFSFNDFILRENGISFGGSLSLKIINSEIKNVIFNSAGFYGVDASLGFDLNQEMGLFGPDKKKDADKKKGPDKPSGKVTIKHAVQGKGIGNEYGLEFAAQLKNMMGVEIEFSLKKVKDGRILPDVIAFGAELPQPGILVTGATYLTAIRGAVRELADTIAGGTAEDPFPLTIQAGVGMRFGIAPAYFFGDVDLTVKRTGLKVEGKLDFAAKADAEKDDRLPMLTKALLEAQWVTPWFVRVEAEMDIGGWDIIIGKAGIFVGQNLEKNRTDFEGYISSKVQIPNDVPVVGGMPLSSMFLGVNNDKVWGSIGILFISLGITYYWSGGIEFGTSTDQLPEGMIHLVVDDPELGPRLMVIGAGVQTLATSKVATEDENQEIIYREVEEGVKYVENGSVNVGVGGITVKNGGRIHEIPMDGVAGNAIIEMEYSSKEMPEFKLQDASGKNYPVKFDNTNTDPTANAFTQYIPASFKSGDTSRLNNEVDIRRAYIIIPENEATKGGTWKLTAVSAVDTKLLNVPTLPTLGEVNLAKDSSNANKFTASWKVANAAEGDTVNLYLAEDAVTNRKEMLNGQEILQTGDPGMLIAKDVPVGAGGSVSGGITSGSQVIDVTNVTLMGNPEDIRGLLRQGNYYLRAELKSSSNFGTKTSPQRFEVIDPLAPQSVSDVEVEPAGNGLFSLSFKPGAKKWGHSGFEHSYVVDAKLDAEGKLSEYAPFGELLYTEQELKPYWNASTGKYEGLLIGGWKAVSTTDEVYKGSLEGSVIDLSKVKYVGLEVKKNYVIGVSAATVPTEDADKHQNYHYAERRESSSTLLPTPNLPDLTVLSSSGTVDASSGNYVNLLTNETKQKLTLSSKQSNVTVEAFYADKSIATVALTNKAGGGSEGILNLDQFQTDGPYAIELRARNTATKDISVTMLYLTVDTIAPVLYLTEPVTGERTEQGAVRVAGTTTTGTKLAAVYTVSQLQPDGKYKDVEISAPLTVDSLNGDFNGTVKINSADPSVALSIVAKDEAGNQNTAVVDITNAGFKVPVALILKGAETLTPGAAGQIQAYLKVSDGKDDNGKPKFKEEPVTGKDLDNLTYEVAVGDAVSLSAKGNVTALATGSSLIEAEYKVSEGVTLKGMLAATVAVPDTKKLGTVQAVSSPISGDNNHTKITVTSAGDMTGQQIAYKVFSSSPEVLIYKDNVSSWSLLPLDGIVTAHPGATIVLAKRTSVDKLVKASGSVAASVWTSSGSGGGGGAGGGGGAAVPGVVEEQAPEQAAQITVNGQAVTAEWDGLTAIVRITDKEAAAGSDLTVSSTDPNAKAFSIRVDQSVVQQQLTAKKKIVIEVPMGQLVIDPENLASVTAGLTIGIGGNSTADQQAMKAIADQQGFTLMAAGQGVTVNVNLLKSSWTPALAAKIAIPAPLAAKEITAMVLKDKDGNWTTVPWKLDSSGTAVNVQLTGEGSLFFIRNLKTFKDMPSGWGKEGIAAASAKLFVLGKSAELFDPAGKVTRAEYPTILLRVAGLMNKQAASAGFSDVSASSWYNRSVSIATELGIVTGLEGGKYAPKDTLTRVEAMTMLGRLLNQVNPGSELSEDEVTSILSGFTDKGKVPAWARQAVAISIKNGIILGEGNKVNPSTPLTREQAAAIAIRLDQFITAKQ; via the coding sequence GTGAAGTTGTTGAAACGCACAGTAGCGGTAATGCTCACCTTAATTATGGTATTTCTGTCCACCTCCGAGAGCTTCCATGCTCTCGTTGAGGCGGCCAGCAGTACCAAGACAACCATGATCCAGAATGAGTTTATTAAGGTCACTGTGGATAACGAAACAGGCCGCTACGGTATTCGCACTGTAGAGGGTCAACCGATCCGCAAGAACGACAATAATGTTAATCTGCTGTTCCAGGGGGATGACCCGGAGACGTCGTTCACGACGTTCCGGATCGACGGAACGGATTATATTTACGGCAATAAATACAAGTTCGACAGCAGCCATTATTCAGAGACTACTGCACCTAAAGTGGTGGAGAATTCTAACGGCACCAAGCAGCTGGAGATGATCTGGAAGATGAAGGGCGTAGAGATCAAGCAGATTCTGATGCTCTACACCGACAGCAAAGATGCTGTGAATTCCGGTAACGTCAACATCCGCTATGAAGTGAATAACAAGAGCGGGGCGCAGGTGCAGATCGGCAGCCGGATTCTGCTGGATACGATGGTCGGCGGTAACGACGGACCACAGTTCCAGATTGGCACAGCCTACAAGTCACCGCTGCAGGTAGAGCGGAAGCTGGTGCATAATCCGGAGGATGATCCGGGCATTCCGTTTGAGGATAGAGCTTACTTCAAGATTCCTGCTTATTGGGTGATGCGTGACAAGCTGGATCTGACGAATCCTCAGGCAACCAATGTGGTGGCCTACGGCTTCAATAACTTTGCCGAACAGAATATTAATATTGTGGATGAAATGATCGTCGGGCACTGGAACGGCCTGGCGAATACGAAATGGGATTATAAAATTAATCCGAATCTGGACTTCACCAGAGATACCAATGATTTCGGTACGGCGGATTCCGCCGTTGCCTTCTACTGGAACCCGGAGAAGCTGGCACCGGGAGGCTTCCAGAGCTTCGAGACCGTATACGGCCTGGGTGAACTCACAGCCCCGGATAAAGTGTTCTCGATCCGTTATGTAGATCAGGTACAGCAACTGGCTACCGAGCCGGTTGAAGGCGGAGGCGTACCGACGAAATATGAGAAAAATGGTGTCTTCGACGTTATAGCAGAAGTAGAGAACCTTCAGGCTTTCAATATGGAGCACTCCAAAATTGAAGTAGAGATGACCCTGGAGAGCGGCCTCAGCTTCGTCAGGCAGAATGAAAAGGGAGAAACTGTCCTGGATGCAAACGGGAATCCGGTCCTGGAGAATTCCCGCAGTAAAATGCTGGAGTTCAAAAAGTCAGCCACACCTGATGAAGCGGCGATGGGCATTGAGCCGAAGTACAAGCCGGGTGACGCGATTACTGCGACCTTCCGCGTTCAAGCCAAAGGCAGACCTTGGCCGGTTACCCGGGAGTATATGATCTCCGCGAGAAGCCCGGAAACGCAAGGCAAAATCGAAGGCGTCAAGGATGAGGGTATTAAAGCCCAGTATGAATCGACCCGTACCAACTTCATTCTCCTGCCGCCGGTGGGAGAAGCAACCGCTACGTATTCCTATGCACTCGCTCCGGCAGAGCTGTATAGCACAGATGTGAAATATCTGACGGTCAATCTGTCGAATATTGAAGCTTACAATACGGGCAATGCAACGACCGCTCCGAACTTTGACCTGTACCTCAAGAATAAGGCAGACGGTAACCGGTACAAAGTCAATGTTCAGGATGCAGTGGTGATGCAGCCGACCGATGACGGATTCTCCGGCGCCATGCGGATTACGTACCGCGGCGGTGACCAGGTGGATTCAGGCGGCAATGTGCTGGAAGCCGGGCTTGGACCGGAATTGCCGCTCGGTGAATACCAGGTGGAGATTGATTACAAAGGTGATGCCGGCGGGGATGAGGAGGTAGCGGCTCTCTATGATATGACGACTCCGCAATCCTTCCTGGTCACCGATAATAATGACACGCGTATCCGTGAAGCGGGAGTAATGGCAGTGTACAAGGAAGCTGTGGATATCAGCGGCCTTGCGAACGGTGCTTCTGTAAAGGATGAGCTCGTGGATCAGCTGAACTCTCTGTTCCCGGGCAAGCCTTTCAAGGACGGTTCGTTCCTGTACAAGGCTGTTACCGAATATAAGAAAACCAAGGCCTTGTTCGGCGCAGCGAGCAAAGCAGTTGATCCGAAATTCGATATCAGTGAATTTATGGATGAAGAAGCGCTGAAGGAGACTCCGATGTATGCTTACAAGCTGTTTGCAACGGAAGAGGACTTTGAGGAATTCAAGGAAGAAGCGGAAGCCAAGGACCCGAAATTCGACCGTGAGATTCTGGTAACTGTCCGCGGTATGATCAAGCAGGTTGGCACAGGTGACGAAGAGCAGGTCATCGTGGATACCAAGACAGAACCGGCAATTATTAATGATGCTGTAGCTTATAAAGGTAAGGACCTGTCTTTTGTACGCGGTAAGCTGGATATCTTCGGCAACACCCTTCCCGGCGATCTTCCTTTCCTGGATACCTTGTTCATCAAGGGTGAAGGAACGCTGAGCGTAGCGAGCAGCGGATTCGTCTTCCATAAAGGCGAATGGACGCTCGACTTCTTCAACGGCTTCAACAAGTCGCTTGGAGAAGAGGACTTCGATCCTAAGGAGAAGGAAGACGATGATGATAAAGGCAAAGATGACGATAAGAAGGATGAGAAAGGCAATGACGGCAATCCGGAAGACGACAGCCAGAACGGCAGTCTGAAATGGGCTGTCGGCGGCGTGGGCGACAGATTGAATCCGCTGCGCCAGGTCATGATTGAGGATGTGTACTTCAACAAGCAGTCTCTGTTCGGAGCACCAAGCTTCTCGATCGACGGTTTTGGCTTCTCCTTCAATGACTTCATTCTTAGAGAGAATGGGATTTCCTTCGGCGGCTCGCTGTCCCTGAAGATCATTAACTCCGAAATTAAGAATGTCATCTTCAACAGTGCCGGCTTCTATGGCGTTGATGCCTCTCTGGGCTTCGATCTCAATCAGGAGATGGGCTTGTTCGGACCGGATAAGAAGAAGGACGCGGACAAAAAGAAGGGCCCGGATAAACCAAGCGGTAAAGTTACGATCAAACACGCGGTGCAGGGCAAGGGGATCGGTAATGAATACGGCCTGGAGTTCGCAGCACAGCTGAAGAATATGATGGGCGTGGAGATTGAATTCTCGCTCAAAAAAGTAAAAGACGGCCGGATTCTTCCGGATGTGATTGCCTTCGGGGCAGAGCTTCCGCAGCCGGGTATCCTGGTGACGGGTGCAACATACCTGACAGCAATACGGGGAGCTGTACGTGAACTGGCGGACACCATTGCTGGCGGCACAGCAGAAGACCCGTTCCCGTTGACGATTCAAGCAGGCGTAGGCATGCGGTTCGGGATTGCTCCGGCGTATTTCTTCGGCGATGTGGACCTGACGGTGAAGCGTACCGGCCTTAAGGTGGAAGGCAAGCTTGATTTCGCTGCCAAAGCCGATGCGGAGAAAGATGACCGGCTTCCAATGCTGACCAAAGCGCTGCTCGAAGCGCAGTGGGTAACCCCATGGTTCGTGCGCGTGGAAGCAGAGATGGATATCGGCGGATGGGATATCATCATCGGGAAGGCGGGTATCTTCGTCGGACAGAATCTGGAGAAGAACCGTACGGATTTTGAAGGCTATATCAGCTCTAAGGTGCAGATTCCGAACGATGTACCGGTTGTCGGCGGCATGCCGCTGTCCAGTATGTTCCTTGGGGTCAACAATGACAAGGTCTGGGGCAGCATCGGTATTCTGTTCATCTCCTTAGGCATCACCTATTACTGGAGTGGAGGCATCGAATTCGGCACATCGACCGATCAGCTGCCGGAAGGCATGATCCATCTGGTGGTGGATGATCCTGAGCTTGGACCGCGCCTGATGGTAATTGGTGCAGGAGTACAGACGCTGGCCACATCCAAGGTAGCTACCGAGGATGAGAACCAGGAAATTATCTACCGCGAAGTAGAAGAAGGCGTCAAATATGTCGAGAACGGATCGGTCAATGTCGGCGTAGGCGGCATTACGGTCAAGAACGGCGGCAGAATCCATGAGATTCCGATGGACGGCGTAGCCGGCAATGCAATCATTGAGATGGAGTACAGCAGCAAGGAAATGCCGGAATTCAAGCTGCAGGATGCGTCAGGCAAAAATTATCCGGTGAAGTTCGATAACACGAATACTGATCCTACGGCAAATGCTTTTACACAATATATTCCTGCAAGCTTCAAATCTGGGGATACATCCAGACTGAACAATGAAGTGGATATTCGCAGAGCTTATATCATTATTCCTGAGAATGAAGCCACAAAGGGCGGCACTTGGAAGCTGACAGCCGTCTCGGCGGTTGACACTAAGCTGTTGAACGTTCCTACTCTGCCTACTCTGGGTGAAGTCAACCTGGCAAAGGACAGCTCCAATGCGAATAAGTTCACAGCCTCCTGGAAAGTGGCTAACGCAGCCGAAGGCGATACAGTGAACCTGTATCTGGCTGAGGATGCGGTGACGAACCGCAAGGAAATGCTGAATGGTCAAGAGATTCTGCAGACGGGTGATCCGGGTATGCTGATCGCCAAGGATGTACCAGTCGGAGCCGGCGGCTCGGTTAGCGGCGGAATCACGAGCGGCAGCCAAGTGATCGATGTCACCAATGTAACACTGATGGGCAATCCCGAGGATATCCGCGGGCTGCTCAGACAAGGCAATTACTACCTGCGCGCCGAGCTGAAATCCAGCTCGAACTTCGGGACGAAGACTTCGCCGCAGCGCTTTGAAGTCATTGATCCGCTGGCACCGCAGAGTGTCAGTGATGTCGAGGTTGAGCCTGCCGGCAACGGATTGTTCTCACTCTCCTTCAAGCCGGGAGCGAAGAAATGGGGACACAGCGGCTTCGAGCATAGCTACGTGGTCGATGCGAAGCTGGATGCTGAAGGCAAACTGAGTGAATATGCTCCGTTTGGAGAGCTTTTGTATACCGAACAAGAGCTTAAGCCTTACTGGAATGCATCCACAGGCAAATACGAAGGTCTGCTGATTGGCGGCTGGAAGGCTGTATCTACAACAGATGAAGTCTATAAGGGCAGCCTTGAAGGCTCAGTGATTGATCTGAGCAAGGTGAAATATGTCGGCCTGGAAGTGAAGAAGAATTACGTCATCGGCGTCAGTGCCGCAACGGTTCCAACCGAGGATGCCGACAAGCATCAGAACTATCATTATGCCGAGCGGCGGGAGAGCAGCAGCACCTTGCTGCCAACTCCGAATCTGCCGGATCTGACGGTATTGAGTTCATCGGGGACGGTAGATGCCTCCTCCGGGAACTACGTGAACCTGTTAACGAATGAAACGAAGCAGAAGCTGACGCTCTCTTCCAAACAGTCCAATGTAACGGTGGAAGCATTCTATGCTGACAAATCCATTGCGACTGTAGCCCTGACGAACAAGGCCGGCGGCGGAAGCGAAGGCATCCTGAATCTTGACCAGTTCCAGACGGACGGGCCGTATGCGATTGAACTCAGGGCCAGAAATACGGCAACTAAGGATATCTCAGTAACCATGCTGTATCTGACGGTAGATACGATCGCACCAGTGCTGTATCTCACAGAGCCGGTAACGGGTGAACGTACTGAACAGGGTGCCGTTCGAGTAGCCGGAACAACAACTACAGGAACGAAGCTGGCCGCAGTTTATACTGTGAGTCAGTTACAGCCGGATGGGAAATACAAGGATGTTGAGATTTCTGCTCCGCTTACCGTGGACTCGTTAAACGGTGATTTCAACGGAACTGTGAAGATTAACTCGGCTGACCCTTCCGTAGCCCTCAGCATTGTGGCTAAGGACGAAGCGGGCAATCAGAACACAGCGGTTGTGGATATTACCAATGCCGGCTTCAAAGTACCGGTTGCCCTGATCCTGAAGGGTGCGGAGACGCTGACACCGGGTGCGGCAGGCCAAATCCAGGCTTATCTCAAGGTTTCGGATGGCAAGGATGACAATGGCAAGCCGAAATTCAAGGAAGAGCCGGTTACCGGTAAGGATCTGGATAACCTGACTTATGAAGTTGCTGTAGGTGATGCGGTATCTCTGTCAGCCAAAGGCAATGTTACCGCACTTGCCACCGGCTCCAGCCTGATTGAGGCAGAGTATAAGGTGTCCGAGGGTGTAACGCTTAAGGGCATGCTTGCGGCAACTGTAGCTGTTCCGGATACCAAAAAATTAGGAACTGTGCAAGCCGTATCTTCTCCGATTAGCGGAGACAACAACCACACGAAGATTACGGTGACTTCCGCCGGAGATATGACTGGACAGCAGATCGCTTACAAGGTCTTCTCGTCAAGTCCTGAAGTACTGATATATAAAGATAATGTAAGCTCATGGAGTCTGCTTCCCCTCGATGGTATAGTAACTGCTCATCCAGGTGCCACCATTGTGCTGGCTAAGCGTACCTCTGTGGACAAGCTGGTTAAGGCTTCCGGCAGTGTAGCTGCATCGGTCTGGACTAGCAGTGGTTCAGGCGGTGGAGGCGGTGCTGGCGGTGGAGGCGGCGCTGCCGTACCGGGAGTTGTTGAAGAACAAGCACCGGAACAGGCAGCCCAGATTACCGTCAACGGCCAGGCCGTGACAGCAGAGTGGGATGGACTTACGGCTATCGTCCGGATTACGGATAAAGAAGCTGCAGCAGGCAGTGACCTCACAGTAAGCTCCACCGATCCGAATGCCAAAGCATTCAGTATCCGTGTAGACCAGAGTGTGGTTCAGCAGCAGCTGACTGCGAAGAAGAAGATTGTGATTGAAGTTCCTATGGGCCAATTGGTCATTGATCCTGAGAATCTTGCAAGTGTAACCGCCGGACTTACTATCGGCATTGGCGGTAATAGTACTGCTGACCAGCAGGCGATGAAGGCAATTGCGGATCAGCAAGGCTTCACGCTGATGGCGGCAGGGCAAGGCGTAACGGTGAACGTTAACCTGCTGAAGAGCAGCTGGACGCCGGCGCTTGCAGCCAAGATTGCCATTCCTGCGCCGCTTGCGGCCAAGGAGATTACGGCCATGGTGCTTAAGGATAAAGACGGCAACTGGACAACGGTACCGTGGAAGCTTGACAGCAGCGGCACGGCAGTGAATGTACAGCTGACGGGCGAAGGCAGCCTCTTCTTCATACGCAACCTGAAGACCTTCAAGGATATGCCTTCAGGCTGGGGTAAGGAAGGCATCGCTGCGGCATCCGCCAAGCTGTTCGTTCTAGGGAAATCTGCGGAATTGTTCGATCCGGCAGGCAAAGTGACCCGGGCAGAATATCCAACCATTCTGCTGCGTGTTGCAGGTCTCATGAACAAGCAGGCAGCTTCGGCAGGCTTCAGTGATGTCAGCGCCAGCAGCTGGTATAACCGTAGCGTCTCCATTGCTACAGAGCTGGGTATTGTCACTGGTCTTGAAGGCGGCAAGTATGCGCCTAAGGATACGCTGACAAGAGTTGAAGCGATGACGATGCTCGGAAGATTGCTGAATCAGGTTAATCCGGGCAGTGAACTTAGCGAGGACGAAGTCACTTCGATCCTCAGCGGTTTCACTGACAAGGGCAAGGTTCCGGCATGGGCAAGACAAGCAGTGGCAATTAGCATCAAGAACGGCATTATTCTCGGAGAAGGCAATAAGGTGAACCCGTCCACTCCGCTTACGCGTGAGCAGGCGGCAGCCATTGCCATCCGGCTTGATCAGTTCATTACAGCCAAGCAATAA